One stretch of Astatotilapia calliptera chromosome 3, fAstCal1.2, whole genome shotgun sequence DNA includes these proteins:
- the LOC113019708 gene encoding P2Y purinoceptor 14-like yields MVAPKNMTSSLNQTYDDDDTSMNPCFMVVYSLVFLVGLLLNGFTLKVYLCRDWPEVSNSLMVYLKNLTAADFLLCLCLPLRITYYASSSPIIRRLYCSFGASAFFINMCASILFMGYIAANRYLRIIHPSGTHMLQTLQTARIISVITWVFLLAPTIVYIIIFFSSQKPLTFNPSRCVHLFSPSVSLLFRIINTFSAFIFLLVFISMVFFYYSISRRVLEAQQKQLASSGSEKLVKSRRNMLVLVSIFCVCFVPFYLVRLPFMFLWSDDSVGPVLFYLKEVTTMVSVFNVCLDPLVYFFLSKTFWDKVRKATWRAKYPTRNEENESRRDKLDIIT; encoded by the exons ATGGTTGCCCccaaaaacatgacatcatcTTTGAACCAGACCTATGACGATGACGATACATCCATGAACCCTTGCTTTATGGTGGTCTACAGTCTGGTGTTCCTC GTGGGTTTACTCCTCAATGGCTTTACATTGAAGGTCTATCTTTGTCGAGATTGGCCTGAGGTATCCAACAGCTTGATGGTCTACTTGAAGAACCTGACAGCTGCTGACTTCCTGCTCTGCCTCTGTCTGCCACTCCGCATTACCTACTATGCCAGCAGCTCTCCCATCATTCGTAGGCTTTACTGCAGCTTTGGAGCTTCTGCCTTCTTCATCAACATGTGTGCCAGTATATTATTCATGGGGTACATCGCTGCCAACAG GTATCTAAGGATCATCCATCCTTCAGGAACTCACATGCTGCAGACACTGCAGACTGCACGAATCATCTCTGTCATCACCTGGGTTTTTCTCCTGGCTCCAACAATTGTATATATCATAATTTTTTTCAGCTCCCAGAAACCTCTGACCTTTAATCCTAGCCGCTGCGTTCACCTGTTTAGTCCATCAGTCAGCCTGTTGTTCAGAATAATCAACACCTTCTCTGCCTTCATCTTCCTCTTAGTCTTCATATCCATGGTCTTCTTCTACTACAGCATCTCCCGCAGAGTGCTGGAGGCACAGCAGAAGCAGCTGGCCTCCTCTGGCTCTGAGAAGCTGGTGAAGTCTCGCAGAAACATGTTGGTGCTGGTCAGCAtcttctgtgtttgctttgtccCATTTTACCTGGTTCGTCTTCCCTTTATGTTTCTGTGGAGCGATGACTCAGTAGGTCCAGTATTGTTCTACCTGAAGGAGGTGACCACCATGGTGTCAGTTTTCAACGTCTGCCTCGACCctcttgtttactttttcctcaGTAAGACTTTTTGGGACAAGGTGAGAAAGGCAACCTGGAGAGCCAAATATCCGACTAGAAACGAGGAGAATGAGAGCAGGAGGGACAAGCTGGACATCATTACATGA